The following are encoded together in the Phaseolus vulgaris cultivar G19833 chromosome 9, P. vulgaris v2.0, whole genome shotgun sequence genome:
- the LOC137821195 gene encoding protein RKD4 yields MSQKMNGTRVGLKIVTPSLFSQTTHHFTHTFINTLIFRILLSPSKPILRSLFLSDMDFVSERDFPNLEIIPHTFNSCFFSAQLYPTDKTMEVSLSPLEGFSDHDWTQQLSYSSKQLSLNEFPDLENLDIDFSLPPLGEDLEEVDQKPLNIIVVPENGRCSREKGFGDALLAIESGSAICVKKEEVQNIEQMLVPRARGRGSGSSGSSKKKKPCALEFEEIKKHFDVPINEAAKQMNVGLTMLKRRCRELNIMRWPHRKLKSLQLLIDNVKELGLAEEVSMLEKHKRLLEKLPGLEISAKAKKLRQACFKANYKRRRYMGMAVQA; encoded by the exons ATGTCTCAAAAAATGAACGGAACAAGAGTTGGTCTGAAAATTGTAACCCCCTCCCTCTTTTCCCAAACCACACATCACTTCACACACACATTTATAAATACTCTCATTTTTCGCATTCTCCTTAGTCCTTCCAAACCTATTCTGCGTTCTCTCTTTCTCTCCGACATGGACTTTGTCTCCGAACGTGATTTCCCAAATCTTGAGATCATTCCTCATACCTTCAACTCATGCTTTTTCTCTGCTCAACTATACCCCACGGACAA AACCATGGAGGTTTCACTTTCACCACTCGAGGGTTTTTCCGACCACGATTGGACACAGCAGTTGTCATATTCAAGCAAGCAACTAAGCTTGAATGAGTTCCCAGATTTGGAAAACCTGGACATCGATTTTAGCCTCCCACCCCTGGGTGAAGATTTGGAGGAGGTGGACCAGAAGCCCTTGAACATTATTGTTGTTCCTGAAAACGGTCGTTGCAGTCGCGAGAAGGGTTTTGGGGATGCTTTATTGGCGATTGAAAGTGGGTCTGCCATTTGTGTGAAGAAAGAGGAGGTGCAGAATATTGAGCAGATGCTAGTGCCTAGAGCTAGAGGTAGAGGTAGTGGTAGTAGCGGTAGCAGtaagaagaagaagccatgtGCTTTGGAATTTGAGGAGATAAAGAAACATTTTGATGTTCCCATTAATGAAGCTGCGAAGCAAATGAATGTGGGGTTAACCATGTTGAAAAGAAGGTGCAGGGAGCTTAACATCATGAGGTGGCCCCATAGGAAACTCAAGAGCTTGCAATTACTCATTGACAATGTTAAG GAATTGGGTTTGGCAGAGGAGGTGTCCATGTTGGAGAAGCATAAAAGGTTGTTGGAGAAATTACCAGGACTGGAAATAAGTGCAAAAGCCAAGAAGCTGAGGCAAGCTTGTTTCAAAGCTAATTACAAGAGGAGAAGGTATATGGGTATGGCAGTCCAAGCTTGA